A single region of the Lentimicrobiaceae bacterium genome encodes:
- a CDS encoding SpoIIE family protein phosphatase, whose translation MDNRFYIEVNAELKNHHESRICGDVFLSRRIKEENRIVAVLSDGMGHGVKANMLATLTATMALNFTLEHKEVHRIAEIIMNTLPVCSERKMSYSTFTIIDIEFDGKVRILEYDNPQAIILRGKQVFEPEWTCVMLGGEKNAGKELKSCEFMPEKEDRIIFFSDGVAQSGLGTGKYLFGWGRENVLQYVHELVNHEPELSALQLSHKVVNMAHVNDAYLSKDDTSCGVIYFRDPRKLLVCTGPPFEDHNDALLARQVNEFQGQKIICGATTADIISRELNRVIEDSFDFDDPDLPPISMMDGVDLVTEGILTLGKVTEILKTYSNSTRLTKGPADRIVKMLIESDEIHFLIGTRINIAHQDPSLPVELEIRRTVVKRIARLLEEKFLKEVSVTFI comes from the coding sequence ATGGACAACAGGTTTTATATTGAAGTTAATGCTGAATTGAAAAATCATCACGAATCCAGAATTTGTGGAGATGTTTTCCTTTCAAGACGCATCAAGGAAGAAAACCGGATTGTGGCGGTGCTGTCTGATGGTATGGGGCATGGCGTTAAAGCAAATATGCTTGCAACGCTAACTGCAACCATGGCTTTAAATTTTACACTTGAGCATAAAGAAGTTCATCGCATTGCTGAGATCATTATGAATACTTTGCCGGTGTGCAGTGAACGAAAAATGAGTTATTCAACTTTTACCATTATTGATATTGAATTTGATGGTAAAGTGAGGATTCTGGAGTATGACAATCCCCAGGCTATTATTCTTCGCGGAAAGCAGGTGTTTGAACCTGAGTGGACTTGTGTGATGCTCGGTGGCGAAAAAAATGCCGGAAAAGAGCTTAAGAGTTGTGAGTTTATGCCTGAAAAGGAGGACAGAATTATCTTTTTCAGCGATGGTGTTGCCCAGTCAGGTTTAGGTACAGGCAAATACCTGTTTGGATGGGGACGCGAAAATGTTCTGCAATATGTGCATGAGCTGGTAAATCATGAACCTGAACTGTCGGCACTTCAACTCTCGCATAAGGTGGTAAATATGGCTCATGTCAATGATGCATATTTATCGAAAGATGACACCAGTTGTGGTGTAATCTATTTTAGAGATCCCCGAAAGCTGCTGGTTTGTACCGGGCCTCCTTTTGAAGATCACAACGATGCCTTGCTTGCCCGCCAGGTGAATGAGTTTCAGGGGCAGAAAATTATTTGCGGAGCAACCACGGCTGATATTATTTCAAGGGAATTAAACAGGGTAATTGAAGATAGTTTTGATTTTGACGATCCTGATTTGCCTCCCATTTCTATGATGGATGGTGTTGATCTGGTCACCGAAGGTATTTTAACTTTAGGGAAAGTTACGGAAATTCTTAAAACATACAGCAACAGTACCCGGCTAACCAAAGGACCAGCCGATCGTATCGTTAAAATGCTGATTGAAAGCGATGAAATCCATTTTTTGATTGGAACCCGTATCAACATTGCACATCAAGACCCCAGCCTGCCTGTTGAACTTGAAATACGACGTACTGTGGTTAAGAGAATTGCCAGACTACTCGAAGAAAAATTTCTAAAAGAGGTCAGCGTTACTTTTATATAA
- a CDS encoding OsmC family protein: MRITFEGSKKVIAEFNGRQIVTDQPVRAGGDGSAPAPFDLFLASIGTCAGIYVKSFCDQRGIPTEGISLEQDMKFNPETHMISHLDIKIILPEDFPEKYKDAVVNSANLCAVKRHLHNPPVMTVSATIG, translated from the coding sequence ATGAGAATTACTTTTGAAGGAAGTAAAAAGGTGATAGCCGAGTTTAATGGCCGTCAGATTGTTACAGATCAGCCTGTCAGGGCTGGAGGTGATGGCTCAGCTCCTGCGCCTTTTGACTTGTTTCTGGCTTCAATCGGAACCTGTGCAGGCATTTATGTGAAATCGTTTTGCGATCAGCGTGGTATCCCTACCGAGGGTATCAGCCTTGAGCAGGATATGAAATTTAACCCTGAAACACACATGATTTCTCATCTTGACATTAAAATTATTTTGCCGGAAGATTTTCCCGAAAAATATAAGGATGCTGTTGTGAATTCAGCCAACCTGTGTGCTGTTAAGCGTCATTTGCACAATCCTCCGGTAATGACAGTAAGTGCTACTATTGGATAG
- the tviB gene encoding Vi polysaccharide biosynthesis UDP-N-acetylglucosamine C-6 dehydrogenase TviB translates to MSEKINIGVIGLGYVGLPLAVEFGKKFPVMGFDINQQRIDELKNGHDRTLETSDEDLKAAVQLKYTTQLEEIKDCNYYIVTVPTPIDNHKRPDLTPLIKASETVGKVLKEGDIVIYESTVYPGATEEECVPVLEKFSGLKFNQNFYCGYSPERINPGDKVHTVTKILKVTSGSTPEIAQKVDNLYKSIITAGTYMASSLKVAEAAKVIENSQRDINIAFVNELSLIFNKIGIDTHEVLAAAGTKWNFLKFYPGLVGGHCIGVDPYYLTYKAQELGYNPEIILAGRRLNDNMGFYVANRVIKKMIQKGHTIAGSKVLILGMTFKENCPDIRNSRVIDVVSEFKEYSCNVDVFDPWADAAEVKHEYGVDLIAKPEGTYDAVVLAVAHNEFKKLDIKAFGGTNSVIYDIKGLLDKNMIDERL, encoded by the coding sequence ATGAGCGAAAAAATAAACATCGGTGTTATTGGATTAGGATATGTAGGACTGCCTTTAGCAGTTGAATTTGGTAAAAAATTCCCGGTTATGGGATTTGATATAAATCAGCAGCGTATTGATGAATTAAAAAATGGCCATGACCGCACGCTGGAAACTTCCGATGAAGATTTAAAAGCTGCAGTTCAACTAAAATACACTACCCAACTTGAAGAAATTAAAGACTGTAATTATTATATAGTTACAGTGCCCACACCTATTGATAATCACAAAAGGCCTGATTTAACCCCTTTGATTAAAGCTTCGGAAACAGTTGGAAAAGTATTAAAGGAAGGCGATATTGTAATTTATGAATCTACTGTTTACCCTGGTGCTACAGAGGAAGAGTGTGTTCCAGTGCTTGAGAAATTCAGCGGTTTAAAATTCAACCAAAACTTTTACTGTGGTTACTCCCCTGAGCGAATCAACCCTGGAGACAAAGTGCACACGGTTACAAAAATATTGAAAGTAACATCGGGTTCAACCCCTGAAATTGCCCAAAAGGTTGACAACCTCTATAAAAGCATTATTACTGCCGGAACCTACATGGCATCAAGCCTGAAAGTAGCTGAAGCCGCAAAAGTAATTGAAAATTCGCAACGCGATATTAATATAGCTTTTGTGAATGAGCTTTCACTCATTTTCAACAAAATAGGCATCGACACGCATGAAGTACTTGCTGCCGCAGGAACTAAATGGAATTTCCTGAAATTCTACCCGGGCCTGGTGGGAGGTCATTGCATTGGAGTTGATCCTTACTACCTTACATACAAAGCCCAGGAATTGGGCTACAACCCCGAAATTATCCTTGCCGGTCGCAGGCTCAACGACAACATGGGTTTTTATGTTGCCAACAGGGTAATTAAAAAAATGATTCAAAAAGGGCATACCATTGCAGGCAGTAAAGTCTTAATTCTGGGTATGACCTTTAAAGAAAACTGTCCGGACATCAGAAACTCACGGGTCATAGATGTTGTTTCTGAATTCAAGGAATACTCATGTAATGTTGATGTTTTTGACCCCTGGGCTGATGCTGCCGAAGTTAAACATGAATATGGAGTTGACCTGATTGCCAAGCCTGAAGGAACGTACGATGCAGTTGTTCTGGCTGTTGCCCACAATGAGTTTAAAAAGCTGGATATTAAAGCTTTTGGCGGCACAAATTCCGTTATTTACGACATCAAGGGACTGTTGGATAAAAACATGATTGACGAAAGACTGTAA
- a CDS encoding Gfo/Idh/MocA family oxidoreductase produces MTEQHNNPLNFALIGAAGYIASRHMKAIKETGNKLVTALDKYDSVGIIDSYFPEADFFTEPERFDRHLDKLRRKGDNKIDFVSICSPNYLHDAHIRLALRNDAHAICEKPLVLNPWNVDALSDIQKETGKHIFTILQLRLHPAIIALKKKIEEGPADKIYDIDLSYITSRGRWYFISWKGDIEKSGGIATNIGVHFFDMLTWIFGEVEQNTVHVLTDDQAAGFLQLKQARVRWFLSINEKSLPESAIQAGKRTFRSLTIEGEEFEFSEGFTDLHTTSYRHILNGGGFGLEDARQSILTVFNIRNTQPVGLKGDYHPLASKTF; encoded by the coding sequence ATGACTGAACAGCATAACAATCCACTGAATTTTGCCCTGATTGGCGCAGCAGGCTACATAGCTTCGCGGCATATGAAAGCCATTAAAGAAACAGGAAATAAATTGGTTACGGCCCTCGACAAATATGACAGTGTAGGCATCATTGACAGCTATTTTCCTGAAGCAGATTTTTTTACCGAGCCGGAACGTTTCGATCGACATCTGGACAAATTACGCCGCAAAGGCGACAATAAGATTGATTTTGTAAGTATCTGCTCCCCTAATTACCTGCATGATGCTCATATAAGACTGGCTTTACGCAACGATGCACATGCCATTTGTGAAAAGCCATTGGTCTTAAATCCTTGGAATGTGGATGCACTGTCGGATATTCAAAAGGAAACAGGAAAGCACATTTTTACCATTCTTCAGCTCAGGCTTCATCCTGCCATTATTGCCCTGAAGAAAAAAATTGAAGAAGGCCCGGCCGACAAGATTTACGACATAGACCTGAGCTATATAACCAGTCGTGGACGGTGGTACTTTATATCATGGAAAGGTGACATTGAAAAATCAGGCGGCATAGCCACAAATATTGGGGTACATTTTTTTGACATGCTTACCTGGATATTCGGAGAAGTTGAGCAAAACACAGTTCATGTGCTTACCGATGACCAAGCCGCAGGTTTCCTTCAGCTTAAACAAGCCAGGGTGCGGTGGTTCCTGAGTATTAATGAAAAATCATTACCCGAATCGGCCATTCAGGCTGGTAAACGCACATTCCGTTCCCTTACCATTGAAGGAGAAGAGTTCGAATTCAGCGAAGGGTTTACTGACCTGCACACAACCTCTTATCGTCACATACTGAATGGAGGCGGGTTTGGGCTGGAAGATGCACGACAAAGCATCCTTACAGTTTTCAATATCAGAAATACGCAGCCTGTTGGTTTAAAAGGTGATTATCATCCCTTGGCCTCAAAAACTTTTTAG
- a CDS encoding inorganic phosphate transporter encodes MLLAITMGGSGTGPAFSAAYGANVIRKSLIPGLFGLMVFLGAIIAGKETATTMGKGLINPEFLTFPVVSVILFSVAISLLVANLAGIPQSTSQSTVLAVVAQSIYFQQANAHKLFVEIIPAWFILPVIAFFISLFLGKYIYKPMRRRGLTISRSSNVNRKPVLDVIILFMSLYVAFSIGANNVANASGPIASMTANELNISMDKNFILIMILATLIVAPSFAIGSSIFGNKILKNTGKEIVLFGKFEAVIIAFVSASLLLTASITKGIPTSLVQLNVAAILGIGVAKLGTKNIFKRTEVKKFFLMWIIAPVIAFSLSLTLIYIVDKLGYL; translated from the coding sequence ATGTTATTGGCCATTACGATGGGAGGTAGTGGAACGGGGCCTGCATTTTCTGCAGCTTATGGTGCCAATGTTATCAGAAAGAGCCTTATTCCTGGTTTGTTTGGTTTGATGGTTTTTTTGGGTGCCATAATTGCTGGCAAGGAAACAGCAACCACAATGGGAAAAGGTTTGATAAATCCTGAATTTCTTACTTTTCCGGTAGTATCCGTAATTTTGTTTTCTGTGGCTATTTCATTGCTGGTTGCAAATTTGGCAGGCATTCCGCAGTCAACCAGTCAATCAACTGTTTTAGCGGTTGTTGCACAATCCATTTATTTTCAGCAGGCCAATGCGCATAAGCTTTTTGTTGAAATAATTCCAGCCTGGTTTATTTTACCCGTTATCGCCTTTTTTATCAGTCTGTTTCTTGGAAAATATATCTATAAGCCCATGCGCAGAAGGGGTTTGACGATTTCACGTTCGAGCAATGTGAACAGAAAGCCTGTACTGGATGTGATTATACTTTTTATGTCGCTCTATGTGGCTTTCTCTATCGGGGCCAATAATGTGGCAAATGCTTCAGGTCCTATAGCTTCCATGACAGCAAATGAACTCAATATTTCAATGGATAAAAACTTTATCCTGATTATGATTCTGGCAACACTTATTGTGGCTCCTAGTTTTGCTATCGGGAGTTCGATTTTTGGCAATAAAATCTTGAAAAATACCGGAAAGGAGATTGTTTTGTTCGGAAAGTTTGAAGCAGTAATTATAGCTTTTGTTTCTGCCAGTTTATTGCTGACAGCTTCAATTACCAAGGGAATTCCAACATCGCTTGTTCAGTTGAATGTGGCTGCAATTTTGGGAATTGGTGTGGCCAAATTAGGGACAAAGAATATCTTTAAGAGAACTGAAGTCAAAAAATTCTTTCTCATGTGGATCATTGCTCCGGTTATAGCCTTCAGCTTGTCATTGACTTTGATTTATATTGTTGATAAATTGGGCTACCTCTGA
- a CDS encoding pyridoxal phosphate-dependent aminotransferase has translation MNILSNRINKLAESETLAMTRRSRELKEQGFDVINLSIGQPDFNTPDYIKEAAREALDQNFTFYPPVNGYLDLRKAIALKLKRDNNLDYSPEQIVVSTGAKQALANTMLSLVNPGDEVIVPAPYWVSYREIVKLAEGESVLIQAGVETDFKVTPDQLEKAITSKSKVFIFSSPCNPTGSVYSKEELAALAAVFERHPGIYIISDEIYELINFKGKHESIAQFESIKDRVIIINGVSKGFAMTGWRLGYCVAAPDIAKACDKIQGQFTSGASSISQRASIAALLTNPAESEELKNMIEVFRKRRDLFLKLINDIPGFKTNIPDGAFYFFPDVTWYFGKKNNDITISNSTDLCNYLLDQAHVALVPGEAFGNPDCIRLSYATSEAELTEAAKRIKESLAQLS, from the coding sequence ATGAATATACTATCTAACAGAATTAACAAATTAGCTGAATCGGAAACGCTGGCAATGACCAGGCGCAGCAGAGAATTGAAAGAACAGGGCTTTGACGTTATCAACTTAAGCATCGGGCAACCCGATTTTAATACGCCCGACTATATTAAAGAAGCTGCCCGCGAAGCTCTTGATCAGAATTTCACGTTTTACCCACCGGTCAACGGGTATCTTGATTTACGCAAAGCCATTGCCCTTAAGTTAAAGAGAGATAACAACCTTGACTATTCACCTGAACAGATAGTAGTATCGACCGGAGCCAAACAAGCTCTGGCCAACACCATGCTAAGTCTGGTTAATCCGGGCGACGAAGTCATTGTTCCGGCTCCATATTGGGTTTCTTACCGCGAAATAGTTAAACTTGCCGAAGGAGAATCGGTACTGATACAGGCCGGAGTTGAAACTGATTTTAAGGTTACGCCTGACCAGCTCGAAAAAGCTATCACCAGCAAAAGCAAGGTTTTTATTTTTAGCAGCCCATGCAACCCAACCGGTTCTGTATATTCAAAAGAAGAACTTGCTGCATTAGCCGCTGTATTTGAAAGACACCCGGGTATTTATATTATTTCTGACGAAATTTACGAATTGATAAATTTTAAAGGCAAACACGAATCAATTGCTCAATTTGAGTCAATTAAAGACAGGGTTATTATCATCAATGGCGTTTCAAAAGGATTTGCCATGACAGGCTGGCGTTTAGGCTATTGTGTTGCAGCGCCTGATATTGCAAAAGCATGTGATAAAATCCAGGGACAATTCACTTCTGGTGCAAGTTCTATTTCGCAAAGAGCAAGTATTGCAGCTTTACTTACCAATCCGGCCGAATCTGAAGAACTTAAAAACATGATTGAAGTTTTCAGAAAACGACGCGATTTATTTCTTAAGCTTATCAACGACATTCCCGGCTTTAAAACCAATATTCCCGATGGCGCTTTTTACTTCTTCCCGGATGTAACCTGGTATTTTGGCAAAAAAAACAACGACATCACGATTTCAAACAGCACAGACCTTTGCAACTACCTGCTCGATCAGGCTCATGTTGCCCTGGTGCCTGGCGAAGCTTTCGGAAATCCTGACTGCATCAGACTTAGCTATGCCACTTCAGAAGCCGAATTGACAGAAGCAGCCAAAAGAATAAAAGAATCGCTGGCGCAGTTAAGCTAA
- a CDS encoding carboxypeptidase regulatory-like domain-containing protein, whose translation MRKNYLLTILAALFCINASAQSYQKVAGKAKIPTENIQKSVLLSSAQSLTDFSDGFESYTNFSLEFAPWTVVDVDGSETWGIEGIEFENQYSPMGFMIFNPSSTTPPMTTTTIQPHSGSKFAASFAAQTPPNNDWLISPPLVAGSGTSVSFWVKSYTAQYGLERYKVGVSTTDASPESFTIISGSNYLTAPADIWEQKTFDLNAYNGQTIYVGIQCVSNDAFIFMVDDFSFTTTTSQTNSLTGLVTDAFDGSPIEGALVSIAGLTATTDENGNYTISNIPAGTLNADFNSNVTQGEAPLGVNFFDLSTEGSHTVSCSKEGYITYVNNQVVIEPGQTLNLNISLSQTLMEGSMRFVLNWGAEPTDLDSHLNTPAIEGQAYHIFYSSQGSATSAPYAALDHDVTSGYGPETMTIYQMFNGTYQYYIHNYSESPAITISQAVLQIYNQNGLIQTLQVPTSGTGLYWYVCDINGANGQITIKNTIQANAPGTFKETYPEKENNHGLLNSKNITSWLWNFGDGTTSTLQNPSHTYNTAGTYNVSLTVNGASGSDTETKNGYITVTGGTVGNSTLTGQVTNATNGNPVAGALVSIAGLSAITDNNGNYTINNVPAGVLVANFAASQTSGAAPLTVNFADQSTENSSTVTCSAADFITYSNNQVVIPAGGSLTLNISLSPILAAGNMRFVLNWGASPSDLDSHLNTPEIEGQAHHIFYNNEGNATSAPYALLDYDITTGYGPETMTIYQMFNGTYQYYIHNYSETPDITTSQAVVQIYNQAGLLHTLQIPTSGTGLYWYVCDVNGATGQITLRNVIQATAPGSFRDKLPVKQITTLVNNERNIISWSWDFGDGSTSNIQNPSHTFNANGNYTISLTVNNGSTQSTETKVAYIQVGPQGIGENNLSQQIKLYPVPAAGHMQVESPVKIDLLRITDLSGLEVFKTEVNEYNCKLDVSNLRSGIYFILIDTESGRAVQKFTVN comes from the coding sequence ATGAGAAAAAACTACCTACTGACCATTCTTGCAGCGCTTTTCTGTATAAACGCATCAGCACAATCGTATCAGAAAGTAGCTGGAAAAGCCAAAATCCCAACGGAAAACATCCAAAAATCAGTGTTGCTTTCGTCTGCTCAAAGCTTAACTGATTTTAGCGACGGATTTGAATCTTACACAAATTTCAGTCTTGAATTTGCGCCTTGGACTGTTGTTGATGTTGACGGTTCTGAAACATGGGGAATAGAGGGCATTGAATTTGAAAATCAATATTCGCCTATGGGCTTTATGATTTTCAACCCGTCGTCAACCACACCTCCAATGACAACCACTACTATCCAGCCCCATTCGGGTAGTAAATTTGCAGCAAGTTTTGCTGCACAAACGCCACCGAACAATGATTGGTTAATTTCCCCGCCTTTAGTAGCAGGCTCAGGCACTTCTGTGTCCTTTTGGGTAAAATCCTACACCGCCCAATATGGCCTCGAACGTTATAAAGTTGGGGTTTCAACAACAGATGCTTCGCCCGAAAGTTTCACCATCATATCGGGCAGCAATTATTTGACCGCTCCAGCAGATATCTGGGAACAAAAAACATTTGATTTAAATGCTTATAACGGACAAACTATTTATGTAGGCATTCAGTGCGTTTCTAATGATGCTTTTATTTTTATGGTGGATGATTTCAGTTTTACAACCACCACATCCCAAACTAACAGCCTAACAGGACTTGTTACCGATGCATTTGACGGCTCACCTATAGAAGGTGCATTGGTAAGTATTGCAGGTTTAACTGCAACAACAGACGAAAACGGAAATTACACTATCAGCAATATTCCGGCTGGCACCTTAAACGCAGATTTCAACTCGAATGTTACCCAGGGTGAAGCTCCCCTTGGTGTTAATTTCTTCGATTTATCCACCGAAGGTTCTCACACTGTCAGTTGTTCAAAAGAAGGATATATTACCTACGTTAACAACCAGGTAGTAATTGAGCCCGGGCAAACGTTGAACCTGAACATTTCACTCTCGCAAACCCTCATGGAAGGCTCCATGCGATTTGTACTCAACTGGGGTGCAGAACCAACCGACCTTGACTCTCACTTAAACACACCCGCCATTGAAGGACAGGCTTATCATATTTTTTACAGCAGTCAGGGTAGTGCAACCTCGGCGCCCTATGCAGCTCTTGATCACGATGTTACATCAGGGTACGGACCAGAAACGATGACCATCTATCAGATGTTTAATGGCACTTACCAGTATTATATCCATAACTATTCTGAAAGCCCAGCCATCACCATTTCACAGGCTGTATTGCAAATCTACAATCAGAATGGCCTGATACAAACCCTTCAGGTTCCCACATCAGGCACAGGGCTCTACTGGTATGTTTGCGATATTAATGGCGCCAATGGACAGATAACCATAAAGAATACAATTCAGGCCAATGCTCCTGGCACATTCAAAGAAACATATCCTGAAAAAGAAAACAACCATGGATTATTGAACAGCAAAAATATAACTTCATGGCTGTGGAATTTTGGAGATGGCACAACCAGCACTTTGCAAAACCCCTCTCACACGTACAATACAGCCGGAACATACAATGTCAGCCTCACGGTTAATGGAGCCAGTGGCTCTGATACAGAAACCAAAAACGGCTACATTACAGTTACAGGAGGCACAGTGGGCAACTCCACTCTGACAGGCCAGGTAACCAACGCCACCAATGGCAATCCTGTTGCTGGAGCGCTGGTAAGTATTGCAGGTTTATCTGCGATTACTGACAACAATGGCAATTACACAATCAACAATGTACCTGCGGGTGTATTGGTTGCCAATTTCGCCGCCAGTCAAACATCAGGAGCTGCGCCATTGACAGTTAACTTTGCAGACCAATCAACTGAAAACTCCAGCACTGTTACCTGCTCAGCAGCCGACTTTATCACCTACTCAAATAATCAGGTAGTGATTCCTGCCGGAGGCTCGCTCACACTCAATATTTCATTATCGCCCATCCTGGCAGCAGGCAACATGAGATTTGTACTTAACTGGGGCGCTTCGCCATCTGACCTGGATTCACATTTGAACACACCTGAGATTGAAGGACAGGCCCATCACATTTTCTACAACAATGAAGGAAATGCAACTTCAGCACCTTACGCCTTGCTGGATTATGACATTACCACAGGATATGGCCCTGAAACTATGACTATTTACCAAATGTTTAATGGCACTTACCAATATTACATCCACAATTATTCTGAAACACCTGACATTACTACTTCTCAGGCCGTTGTTCAGATATACAATCAGGCCGGATTATTGCACACCCTGCAGATTCCTACAAGCGGCACAGGATTATACTGGTATGTTTGCGATGTGAACGGTGCTACCGGTCAAATTACACTTCGAAATGTAATACAGGCAACAGCCCCGGGTTCTTTCAGAGACAAATTACCTGTAAAACAAATCACCACTCTGGTAAATAACGAAAGAAACATAATTTCATGGTCGTGGGATTTTGGAGATGGAAGCACTTCTAACATTCAAAACCCTTCACACACTTTTAACGCAAACGGCAACTACACCATTTCGCTCACAGTAAATAATGGCTCCACACAATCTACCGAAACCAAGGTAGCCTATATACAGGTAGGCCCTCAAGGCATTGGAGAAAATAATTTATCACAACAAATCAAACTTTATCCTGTCCCTGCAGCTGGCCATATGCAGGTTGAATCTCCGGTAAAAATTGATTTGCTGAGAATTACAGATTTGAGCGGACTTGAAGTCTTCAAAACAGAGGTTAATGAATACAACTGCAAGCTTGATGTAAGCAACCTCAGAAGTGGTATTTATTTTATACTTATTGACACTGAAAGTGGAAGAGCTGTACAAAAATTTACAGTTAATTAA